The Lycium ferocissimum isolate CSIRO_LF1 chromosome 10, AGI_CSIRO_Lferr_CH_V1, whole genome shotgun sequence genome window below encodes:
- the LOC132032682 gene encoding transcription factor MYB106-like, with translation MGRSPCCVKVGLKKGPWTPEEDQILIAYVEKHGCGRWRDLPIKAGLKRCGKSCRLRWINYLRPDIKRGKFSLQEEQSIIQLHALLGNRWSAIATHLANRTDNEIKNYWNTHLKKRLTKMGIDPNTHKPQTNIFGSANLSHMAQWENTRLEAEARLVRESKKQQQQQIISNNTINNYNNHFGLNNFTTPKNVLLPLRPKFPSPPCLDVLKAWQGGANWINTPKNNKDSFFDNSPTSTSNLSNNNLLFMVPNNNNNISGAGLVENSCLVGAGGFVENIDHEIASYSSDPSLNNIPGLTDLQNVVGSCEDNILEDDDNNSNNYWNTILNSCLLF, from the exons atgggaaggTCACCATGTTGTGTAAAAGTGGGATTGAAGAAAGGGCCGTGGACTCCTGAAGAAGACCAAATACTCATAGCTTACGTTGAAAAACATGGATGTGGTAGATGGCGTGATTTGCCAATTAAAGCTG GGCTTAAGAGGTGTGGAAAGAGTTGCAGATTAAGATGGATAAATTATCTAAGACCTGATATCAAGAGAGGGAAATTCAGTTTGCAGGAAGAACAGTCGATCATTCAACTCCATGCCCTTCTTGGTAACAG GTGGTCAGCTATAGCAACTCATTTGGCTAACAGGACTGACAATGAAATCAAGAATTACTGGAACACACACTTGAAGAAGAGATTAACCAAGATGGGAATTGATCCAAATACTCATAAACCACAGACCAACATCTTTGGTTCGGCAAACCTAAGCCACATGGCTCAGTGGGAAAATACCCGTCTTGAAGCTGAAGCTAGGCTTGTTCGCGAGtccaaaaaacaacaacaacaacaaattatTTCGAACAACActattaataattataataaccATTTTGGGCTTAATAATTTCACTACACCTAAAAATGTTTTACTACCCCTTCGACCAAAATTTCCATCACCACCTTGTCTTGACGTACTAAAAGCATGGCAAGGAGGGGCAAATTGGATAAATACGCCAAAAAATAACAAAGACAGTTTTTTCGATAATTCTCCGACATCCACCTCAAACTTATCGAACAACAACTTATTGTTCATGGTGCcgaacaataataataatatttcagGAGCTGGATTAGTGGAAAATTCGTGTTTGGTTGGTGCTGGAGGTTTTGTGGAGAATATTGATCATGAAATTGCATCATATTCTAGTGATCCAAGTTTGAACAATATTCCAGGGTTGACAGACTTGCAAAATGTTGTTGGAAGCTGCGAAGACAATATTCTTGAAGACGAcgacaacaacagcaacaattATTGGAATACTATATTAAATTCGTGCctcttattttga